A window of the Arenibacter algicola genome harbors these coding sequences:
- a CDS encoding TlpA family protein disulfide reductase, which yields MKIRRKTVLNIALMALILSFFVTPLGDYSKVLLNKWFSFSPEVTKEINRGQIKDYDWKLKDANWNFFNFEKSKGRVVFINFWRSWNIPSEAEVESIQKLYDDYKDKIDFYIITNEEREPVEKFMADHGFTFPVTYSIVGDPMPVDGSKPPRSYLLDKEGRIVISKEGVADWDNDKVKAILDDLIAK from the coding sequence ATGAAAATTCGTAGAAAAACTGTTTTGAACATCGCCTTAATGGCTTTAATTTTATCTTTTTTTGTGACGCCTTTGGGCGATTATAGTAAGGTGTTGTTAAATAAATGGTTCTCCTTTTCTCCAGAAGTTACCAAAGAAATCAACAGGGGACAGATTAAGGACTACGATTGGAAGCTAAAAGATGCCAATTGGAATTTTTTCAATTTTGAGAAATCCAAAGGTCGTGTTGTCTTTATTAATTTTTGGAGGTCTTGGAATATTCCAAGTGAGGCTGAAGTTGAAAGTATCCAAAAATTATATGACGATTATAAGGATAAGATAGATTTTTATATCATAACCAATGAGGAAAGGGAACCTGTAGAGAAATTTATGGCGGATCATGGTTTTACCTTTCCGGTAACTTATTCCATAGTAGGTGATCCCATGCCTGTAGACGGGTCTAAACCACCCAGATCCTATTTGTTGGATAAGGAGGGAAGGATAGTGATTAGTAAGGAAGGGGTTGCCGATTGGGACAATGACAAGGTAAAGGCCATTTTGGACGATCTTATTGCTAAATAG
- a CDS encoding aconitate hydratase — protein MAFDIDMIKKVYANMSERVDKAREIVGKPLTLSEKILYSHLWDGTPTQAFKRGKDYVDFAPDRIACQDATAQMALLQFMQAGKPKVAVPTTVHCDHLIQAKSGAVADLKVANTSSAEVFNFLESVSNKYGIGFWKPGAGIIHQVVLENYAFPGGMMIGTDSHTVNAGGLGMVAIGVGGADAVDVMAGMAWELKFPKLIGVKLTGNISGWTSAKDVILKVAGILTVKGGTGAIIEYFGEGAKNLSCTGKGTICNMGAEVGATTSTFGYDASMERYLRATDRNDVADAANAVKDYLTADPEVYANPEKYFDELIEIDLDTLRPHLNGPFTPDLATPVGQLGEKARANGWPLKVDWGLIGSCTNSSYEDLTRAASIAQQAVDKKIKPKSDFGINPGSEQIRFTAERDGLLQIFENLGATIFTNACGPCIGQWDRSDLKGDEKNTIVHSFNRNFSKRADGNPNTHAFVGSPEMVAAIAISGKLDFDPMNDTLINEDGQEVKLDEPLGIELPPKGFEVEDAGYLAPMEDGSGVQVKVDPKSERLQLLEPFTPIKADSLQGAKLLIKAFGKCTTDHISMAGPWLRFRGHLDNIANNTLIGAVNAFNKKTNFVKNQLTGEYGGVPDAQRAYKAAGIKTVVVGDHNYGEGSSREHAAMQPRHLGVAVVIVKSFARIHETNLKKQGMLGLTFANESDYDLIQEDDTFNFIDIKDFAPDKQITLELVHKDGTKDTIKLNHTYNQSQIEWFNEGSALNVIKRENAA, from the coding sequence ATGGCATTCGATATTGATATGATTAAAAAGGTGTATGCCAACATGTCCGAACGTGTTGATAAGGCACGTGAAATTGTTGGAAAACCTTTAACCCTTTCAGAGAAAATTTTGTATTCCCACTTGTGGGACGGTACGCCTACCCAAGCATTTAAAAGAGGTAAGGACTATGTTGATTTTGCACCCGATCGAATCGCTTGTCAAGATGCTACTGCGCAAATGGCATTGCTGCAATTTATGCAGGCTGGAAAACCCAAAGTAGCCGTACCAACTACAGTTCATTGTGATCACCTGATACAGGCAAAAAGCGGAGCTGTTGCAGATTTGAAAGTGGCCAACACTTCCAGTGCCGAAGTCTTTAATTTTTTGGAATCTGTTTCCAATAAGTACGGAATTGGTTTTTGGAAGCCAGGTGCTGGTATTATTCACCAAGTAGTTCTTGAAAACTATGCCTTTCCTGGAGGAATGATGATAGGAACCGATTCCCATACGGTAAATGCCGGGGGTCTTGGAATGGTTGCCATTGGTGTTGGTGGTGCCGATGCTGTGGATGTTATGGCCGGAATGGCCTGGGAACTTAAGTTTCCAAAATTGATAGGAGTAAAATTAACGGGTAATATCTCTGGCTGGACATCTGCCAAGGATGTTATTCTTAAAGTGGCTGGTATTTTGACCGTAAAAGGTGGTACTGGAGCCATAATAGAATATTTTGGTGAAGGGGCTAAAAATCTTTCCTGTACGGGTAAAGGAACCATATGTAACATGGGTGCTGAAGTTGGGGCTACCACTTCTACCTTCGGTTATGATGCGTCTATGGAAAGATATTTAAGGGCTACGGACAGGAATGATGTTGCAGATGCAGCAAATGCGGTTAAGGATTACCTAACGGCAGATCCTGAGGTATATGCCAATCCTGAGAAATATTTTGATGAATTGATAGAAATCGATTTGGATACACTTAGGCCACACCTTAATGGTCCGTTTACCCCTGATTTAGCTACTCCGGTAGGACAGTTGGGAGAAAAGGCGAGAGCTAATGGATGGCCTTTAAAAGTAGATTGGGGTCTAATAGGATCCTGTACCAATTCTTCTTATGAGGATTTGACCAGGGCAGCCTCTATTGCTCAACAGGCCGTTGATAAAAAGATCAAACCAAAATCAGATTTTGGTATCAACCCTGGGTCTGAACAGATCAGATTTACTGCGGAACGTGATGGTTTGTTGCAGATATTCGAAAATTTGGGGGCAACAATATTTACCAATGCCTGTGGTCCTTGTATAGGGCAATGGGATCGTAGTGATCTAAAAGGCGATGAGAAAAATACAATAGTGCATTCCTTTAACCGTAACTTTTCCAAAAGGGCGGATGGAAATCCAAATACCCATGCGTTCGTAGGTTCCCCAGAAATGGTGGCAGCCATAGCAATTTCTGGTAAATTGGATTTTGATCCAATGAACGATACCTTGATCAATGAGGACGGACAGGAAGTTAAATTGGATGAGCCGTTGGGAATTGAATTGCCACCAAAGGGATTTGAAGTGGAAGATGCAGGTTATTTGGCGCCAATGGAAGATGGTTCGGGTGTTCAGGTGAAGGTAGACCCCAAATCCGAGCGTTTGCAATTGTTGGAACCTTTTACTCCAATAAAAGCGGATAGTCTTCAAGGAGCTAAATTATTGATTAAAGCCTTTGGAAAATGTACTACAGACCACATTTCAATGGCTGGTCCTTGGTTGCGTTTTAGGGGGCATTTGGATAATATTGCCAATAACACCTTGATCGGAGCGGTAAATGCCTTCAATAAAAAGACAAATTTTGTAAAGAATCAGCTTACAGGAGAGTATGGTGGTGTTCCTGATGCACAAAGAGCTTACAAGGCTGCAGGAATTAAAACAGTAGTTGTGGGAGATCATAACTACGGGGAAGGATCGTCTCGTGAACACGCGGCTATGCAGCCAAGACATTTGGGTGTTGCAGTGGTAATCGTTAAGTCTTTTGCGCGTATCCATGAAACCAACCTTAAAAAACAAGGTATGTTGGGGCTAACCTTCGCCAATGAAAGTGATTATGACTTGATTCAAGAGGATGATACCTTCAACTTTATTGATATAAAGGATTTTGCACCAGATAAACAAATTACCTTGGAATTGGTACATAAAGATGGTACTAAGGACACTATTAAATTGAACCATACGTATAACCAATCGCAGATTGAATGGTTTAATGAAGGCTCTGCCCTTAACGTTATAAAAAGGGAGAACGCGGCTTAA
- a CDS encoding AAA family ATPase codes for MSDVAAIKALVEKNKVLKQEIAKIIIGQEEVVDQILLSIYTGGHSLLIGVPGLAKTLMVNTIASALGLGFKRIQFTPDLMPSDILGSEVLDQNRNFKFIKGPIFSNIILADEINRTPPKTQAALLEAMQERAVTIAGNQYKLDLPYYVLATQNPIEQEGTYPLPEAQLDRFMFAIELKYPTVAEEIKVVKETTSDFKHEIVPLFTPGEIMDIQHLVRRIPVPDNVVEYAVKLVNSTRPNQDNASEFVKQFIDWGAGPRASQNLILGAKAHAAVNGKFSPDIEDVKAVSLGILRHRIIKNYKAEAEGISVEDIIRKLL; via the coding sequence ATGTCGGACGTAGCTGCAATTAAGGCTCTAGTAGAAAAAAATAAAGTTCTTAAACAGGAAATAGCCAAAATTATTATTGGGCAGGAGGAAGTGGTAGACCAAATACTACTCTCTATTTATACTGGTGGACACTCCTTGCTTATAGGAGTTCCCGGTTTGGCCAAGACCCTCATGGTAAATACAATTGCCTCTGCCTTGGGATTGGGCTTCAAAAGGATTCAATTTACACCAGATCTAATGCCCAGTGATATATTAGGTAGTGAAGTGTTGGATCAAAATAGGAACTTCAAGTTTATAAAAGGGCCCATTTTTTCCAATATAATACTGGCCGACGAAATAAACCGTACTCCTCCCAAAACCCAAGCGGCGCTGTTGGAGGCCATGCAGGAACGGGCGGTGACCATAGCTGGTAATCAGTATAAATTGGATCTTCCCTATTATGTTTTGGCAACCCAGAACCCAATAGAACAGGAAGGTACTTACCCGTTGCCCGAAGCACAGTTGGACCGCTTTATGTTTGCTATTGAATTGAAGTATCCTACTGTCGCAGAAGAGATTAAGGTAGTAAAGGAAACCACCTCCGATTTTAAGCATGAAATTGTTCCCTTGTTTACCCCTGGGGAAATAATGGATATTCAACATTTGGTCCGTAGAATTCCGGTTCCAGACAATGTGGTGGAATATGCTGTGAAATTAGTGAATAGCACAAGACCTAATCAAGACAATGCCTCAGAATTTGTAAAGCAGTTCATAGATTGGGGGGCGGGACCACGAGCTTCCCAGAATTTAATATTGGGTGCCAAAGCCCATGCCGCTGTGAACGGCAAATTTTCTCCGGATATTGAAGATGTCAAAGCGGTTTCCTTGGGAATACTGAGACATCGGATTATTAAAAATTATAAGGCGGAAGCCGAAGGAATTTCCGTTGAGGATATTATTCGAAAGCTTTTGTAG